From a single Collimonas pratensis genomic region:
- a CDS encoding MerR family transcriptional regulator, with translation MKIGELAEKTGMAPSAIRYYEQSGLLPKAERGANGYREYADAAVERLRRIQMAQGLGFSLDAIRSVFAAGNEGLSKDELVYRLDGRLKEIEQLMGTLREQQQHLQAVRVTLLESWAEGGCLNAEALAKDKLAKAVPPHRPKAHV, from the coding sequence ATGAAAATCGGTGAACTGGCGGAAAAAACCGGCATGGCGCCCTCCGCCATCCGCTATTACGAGCAAAGCGGCCTGCTGCCGAAGGCAGAACGCGGCGCCAACGGCTATCGCGAATACGCCGACGCGGCCGTAGAGCGCCTGCGGCGCATTCAGATGGCGCAGGGATTGGGATTTTCGCTGGATGCGATCCGTAGCGTATTCGCTGCCGGGAATGAAGGTTTGTCCAAAGATGAGCTTGTATACAGGCTGGACGGCCGGCTGAAGGAAATTGAACAGCTCATGGGCACGCTGCGCGAACAGCAGCAGCACTTGCAGGCCGTGCGCGTCACACTGCTTGAAAGCTGGGCCGAAGGCGGGTGCCTGAATGCCGAGGCATTAGCGAAAGACAAACTGGCCAAGGCAGTGCCTCCGCACCGCCCCAAGGCCCATGTCTAG
- a CDS encoding NADH:flavin oxidoreductase/NADH oxidase family protein → MQSTLFSSLQLPNGSVLPNRLAKAAMEENMADDGQLPGAAIRRLYQTWAEGGAGLIITGNVMIDGAALTGPGGIVLQAGTPLEPFKQWAEAAKCKGAQVWMQINHPGRQVMAAMGGRAWAPSAVALDMGKHSKLFVQPKAMDSAEIEEVIERFAATAAAAEQAGFTGVEIHAAHGYLISQFLSPLSNQRKDDWGGNLANRARLLLAVVRAVRAKVSSGFCVAVKLNSADFQRGGFSEDDARQVILWLNELPVDLVELSGGSYESPAMQGNTADGRSLAREAYFLEFAKELAAVARMPLMTTGGIRRKAVAEQVLAGGVAVAGMATALALAPDLPAQWRAGGDQAAHSPQIDWKDQVIAALARMALVKRRLRLLGANGSVSGKHSPLLTLIIDQLRTRRLTRRYRRWSQART, encoded by the coding sequence ATGCAATCCACCCTGTTTTCAAGCTTGCAACTACCGAATGGCAGCGTGCTGCCCAACCGCCTGGCCAAAGCCGCCATGGAAGAAAACATGGCCGACGATGGGCAACTGCCCGGCGCGGCCATACGCCGCCTGTACCAGACCTGGGCAGAGGGCGGCGCCGGTTTGATCATTACCGGTAACGTCATGATCGATGGCGCGGCGCTGACCGGCCCCGGCGGCATCGTGCTGCAAGCAGGCACGCCGCTGGAACCATTCAAACAGTGGGCTGAGGCCGCCAAGTGCAAGGGCGCGCAGGTGTGGATGCAGATCAACCATCCGGGACGCCAGGTAATGGCGGCCATGGGCGGGCGCGCCTGGGCGCCTTCGGCCGTGGCGCTGGACATGGGCAAGCACAGCAAGCTGTTTGTGCAGCCGAAAGCCATGGACAGCGCCGAGATCGAGGAAGTCATCGAGCGTTTCGCCGCCACCGCCGCCGCTGCCGAGCAGGCTGGCTTCACCGGTGTCGAGATTCACGCCGCCCATGGCTATCTGATATCGCAGTTCTTGTCGCCTCTCAGCAACCAGCGCAAGGATGACTGGGGCGGCAACCTGGCCAACCGGGCGCGTCTGCTGCTAGCAGTGGTGCGCGCGGTAAGGGCGAAAGTATCCAGCGGATTTTGCGTGGCGGTGAAACTGAATTCCGCCGATTTCCAGCGCGGCGGCTTTAGCGAAGACGATGCCCGGCAAGTGATCCTGTGGTTGAACGAACTGCCGGTGGATCTGGTCGAGCTCTCCGGCGGCAGTTATGAAAGCCCGGCCATGCAAGGAAATACCGCCGATGGCCGCAGCCTGGCGCGCGAAGCCTATTTCCTGGAATTCGCCAAAGAACTGGCTGCCGTCGCCCGCATGCCGCTGATGACCACCGGCGGCATCCGCCGCAAGGCTGTCGCCGAGCAGGTGCTGGCCGGCGGCGTGGCGGTGGCCGGCATGGCCACCGCGCTGGCGCTGGCGCCGGACTTGCCGGCACAATGGCGGGCTGGCGGCGACCAGGCTGCGCACAGTCCGCAAATCGACTGGAAAGACCAGGTCATCGCGGCATTGGCGCGCATGGCTCTGGTCAAGCGCCGCTTGCGTCTGCTTGGCGCCAACGGCAGTGTGAGCGGCAAGCACTCGCCATTGCTGACCCTGATTATCGACCAGTTGCGCACGCGGCGGCTGACCCGGCGTTACCGGCGCTGGTCGCAGGCACGCACCTGA
- a CDS encoding PhzF family phenazine biosynthesis protein → MSTYAFRLLNVFAESTFGGNQLCVFEDARGMDEATMRALALQFNLSETTFILPSERADALVRIFTPDYEMRFAGHPTLGTAQVVRELAGTGDALTLEFKAGVVPVRAQGNVWTLVAPQPGGLKTAPENMTIAAMAALLGLHPDDVLDAPLWVDTGSDQLLVALRSVDAVRRACPDSGQLDAWPVSTLERKTVYVFAFDAERPGRVVSRYFFAKAGGGVVEDPGTGSACANLGGWLIAKGHTLPLQYEIEQGAAVKRPCLLRLHVTADAAIQVGGNVIEIGRGSVTV, encoded by the coding sequence ATGAGCACCTATGCCTTCCGGCTCCTCAATGTTTTTGCAGAATCCACTTTCGGCGGCAACCAGCTGTGCGTGTTTGAAGACGCGCGCGGCATGGATGAAGCCACCATGCGGGCGCTGGCGCTGCAGTTCAATCTGTCGGAAACCACGTTCATCCTGCCGTCGGAGCGGGCCGATGCCCTGGTGCGCATCTTCACGCCGGATTATGAGATGCGCTTTGCCGGCCATCCGACGCTAGGCACGGCCCAGGTGGTGCGCGAGCTGGCTGGCACTGGCGATGCGCTGACGCTGGAATTCAAGGCCGGCGTGGTGCCGGTGCGCGCGCAAGGCAATGTCTGGACCCTGGTCGCGCCGCAGCCCGGCGGCCTGAAGACCGCGCCGGAAAACATGACCATCGCCGCCATGGCGGCATTGCTCGGCTTGCATCCCGACGATGTGCTGGATGCCCCCTTATGGGTGGATACCGGCAGCGATCAGTTGCTGGTGGCGCTGCGCAGCGTCGATGCGGTGCGGCGCGCTTGCCCCGACAGCGGACAGCTCGATGCCTGGCCGGTGAGTACCCTTGAGCGCAAGACAGTGTATGTATTTGCCTTCGATGCTGAACGCCCGGGCCGGGTGGTATCGCGCTACTTCTTCGCCAAGGCGGGCGGCGGCGTGGTTGAGGATCCCGGCACCGGATCGGCCTGCGCCAATCTCGGCGGCTGGCTGATCGCCAAAGGACACACATTGCCGCTGCAATACGAGATTGAACAAGGCGCGGCCGTCAAGCGCCCTTGCCTGCTGCGCCTACACGTCACTGCGGACGCAGCGATTCAGGTGGGCGGCAACGTCATCGAAATCGGCCGCGGCAGCGTCACCGTGTAG
- a CDS encoding M14 family zinc carboxypeptidase: MDFNLPELIELERIIQEGQPYLESRIVCDIEMKGHCFPVYVLSIGSKDPAAPAVGFFGGVHGLEKIGTRVLLAFLRSLLSRLKWDALLHHQLASVRLVFMPLVNPAGMWDSTRCNPRGVDLMRNAPLDANEKVHFLLGGQRISARLPWYRGASDAPMEAEAQALCSVVQEELMSREFSIALDCHSGFGAKDRIWFPYAHSRTPIRHLPEILALADLFNQTYREHNYLFEAQNSQYLTHGDLWDYLYLQMPPGGDQVFLPLTLEMGSWLWVRENPRQLFSRQGMFNPRAPGRLHRVLRSHLVWLEFLTRAAGAHKSWMPASSMNAVPSAACHE, encoded by the coding sequence ATGGACTTCAATTTACCTGAATTGATCGAGCTGGAACGCATCATCCAGGAAGGCCAGCCTTACCTGGAAAGCAGGATTGTGTGCGACATCGAAATGAAGGGACATTGCTTCCCGGTGTATGTCCTCAGCATCGGCAGCAAGGATCCGGCAGCGCCCGCAGTGGGTTTCTTTGGCGGTGTGCATGGCCTGGAAAAGATCGGCACCCGGGTATTGCTGGCCTTCTTGCGCAGCCTGCTGTCGCGCCTGAAATGGGACGCCCTGCTGCATCACCAGCTGGCCTCGGTACGCCTGGTTTTCATGCCGCTGGTGAATCCCGCCGGCATGTGGGACAGCACCCGCTGCAATCCACGCGGCGTCGACCTGATGCGCAATGCCCCGCTGGACGCCAATGAGAAAGTGCACTTCCTGCTGGGCGGACAGCGCATCAGCGCGCGCCTGCCATGGTACCGCGGCGCCAGCGATGCGCCGATGGAAGCCGAAGCGCAGGCGCTCTGCAGCGTGGTGCAGGAAGAACTGATGAGCCGCGAATTCAGCATCGCCCTGGACTGCCATTCCGGTTTCGGCGCCAAGGACCGCATCTGGTTTCCTTATGCGCATAGCCGGACGCCGATTCGCCACCTGCCGGAAATCCTTGCCCTTGCCGATTTGTTCAACCAGACCTATCGCGAGCACAATTATCTGTTTGAAGCGCAAAATTCCCAGTACCTGACCCATGGCGACCTGTGGGATTACCTGTATCTGCAGATGCCACCCGGCGGCGACCAGGTTTTTCTACCGCTGACACTGGAGATGGGATCCTGGCTCTGGGTAAGAGAAAACCCCCGCCAGCTGTTTTCCCGCCAAGGGATGTTCAATCCCCGAGCACCCGGCAGGCTGCACCGCGTATTGCGTAGCCACCTGGTCTGGCTCGAATTCCTGACGCGCGCCGCGGGCGCCCACAAGAGTTGGATGCCGGCCAGTTCCATGAACGCAGTGCCAAGCGCCGCCTGCCATGAGTAA
- a CDS encoding alpha/beta fold hydrolase, whose protein sequence is MSNWIFLRGLMRETRHWGEFPEIFRATLPQAGVTLLDLPGNGHLHKEKSPARVEEMTDACRRQLLSQGILPPYYLFALSLGAMVAIDWATRYPQELAGCVLLNTSLRPVSPFYQRLRPRNYPALLSLALPGLRPRNFARQERRLLQLTSYRGIAQPSVLAAWIGYQHDHPVSYGNAWRQLYAAMRYRAPDHAPAMPILILAGGADQLIDPRCSQNLARLWRAPLAVQAAAGHDLTLDAGGWVAEQVRDWLAATGQCKKNDS, encoded by the coding sequence ATGAGTAACTGGATATTCCTGCGCGGATTGATGCGGGAGACGCGGCACTGGGGCGAGTTCCCAGAAATATTCCGGGCGACGCTGCCGCAGGCCGGCGTCACGCTGCTCGATCTGCCGGGCAATGGCCACCTGCATAAAGAGAAGAGTCCTGCACGCGTAGAAGAAATGACAGATGCGTGCCGGCGCCAGCTTTTGAGCCAGGGGATCTTGCCGCCGTATTATTTATTCGCCCTGTCTCTTGGCGCCATGGTGGCCATCGACTGGGCCACGCGTTATCCGCAGGAACTGGCAGGCTGCGTGCTGCTCAACACCAGCCTGCGGCCGGTCAGCCCGTTCTACCAGCGCCTCCGCCCGCGCAATTATCCGGCCTTGCTTAGCCTTGCCTTGCCAGGGCTCCGTCCGCGCAATTTCGCCAGGCAGGAACGTCGGTTGCTGCAACTGACCAGTTATCGCGGTATTGCGCAACCGTCCGTGCTGGCCGCGTGGATCGGCTATCAGCACGATCATCCTGTGAGCTACGGCAACGCCTGGCGGCAGTTGTACGCCGCGATGCGCTACCGCGCACCGGACCACGCGCCGGCGATGCCGATATTGATCCTGGCCGGCGGCGCCGACCAGTTGATCGATCCGCGCTGCTCGCAGAATCTGGCGCGTCTTTGGCGGGCGCCGCTGGCGGTGCAGGCGGCAGCCGGCCATGACCTGACCCTGGATGCGGGAGGCTGGGTTGCCGAGCAGGTGCGGGACTGGCTGGCTGCAACCGGGCAGTGCAAAAAAAATGACTCGTAG